The Oxalobacter aliiformigenes nucleotide sequence CGGATCCTGCAAACTGAACATCTGTGCCGTCTGGAAAGCACTCATTTTCCGGTATGGCGACAGCATGAACACGCGAATGCCTTTTTTGCCTCTCATGGCATATTCGGCTGCACTGCCGGTATCGCCGGACGTCGCACCCAGTATATTGAGTTCGGCATGCTGCCGTTTCAATTCATACTCGAAAAGATTGCCGAGCAACTGCATGGCCATATCCTTGAAAGCCAGCGTTGGCCCGTTCGACAGCCCCAGCAACATCAGTTTCCGGCCATCCTTTTCTTCCAGCAGACGTAACGGCGTAATGGCATCTAACGCATCGTCGCTCCGGACATTCCTGTACACTTCAGGTGTATAGGTCTTTTCGGCCAGCATTTTCAGGTCTTTTTCCGGAATGTCGTCTGCAAACTTTCCGAGAATTTCAAAAGCCAGTTCCGCATAGGACAGGGAACGCCATTTGTCCAGTTCCTGCCCGGTTACGACCGGATAGGACTCCGGCATATAAAGACCGCCATCAGGCGCCAGACCTTCCAGCAAAATCTGCGAAAAAGAGCGTTTCGAAGCGCTTTTATCTTTGGAGCGGGTAGATATGTATTGCATACAGACATCTCGACAATTCAGCAATGGGACACAACCGGAAACGGAACGCCCGCTTTCACGAAATCGGCAACGCTATCCGGTTCAACAAGACTTAGCATTGTAACCAAATTCCGTTTCGATAGACATTTATCGAATAAAATTGCACGTTTTCAAACGATAGTCCAACCAGAAAGTTCAAAAAGTAATATCCTATTTCCATTCACCGTTTTTTGGATACGACATCATGTCTCCTAAAGTCGCCATTGCCCAAATCAACAGTACCGTCGGGGATCTTCCCGGCAACCGGGAACGCATCGCCCAATTCGCCCGCCAGGCCGCTGCCCGGGGGGCCGATATCGTACTCACGCCGGAACTGTCTCTGACAGGTTATCCTCCGGAAGATCTCCTGCTTCAGCACAGCTTCCATTCGGCGACACAACTCGAGCTGGACAGACTGAAAAACGAACTGGCGGAACTGGACAACGTCCACGTTCTTGTTGGCCACCATTGCATCCGCGACGGGCTTTGTTACAATGCGTGCTCTGTACTGGCAAACGGATCCATCGTCGGCACCTATTTCAAACAGGAATTGCCCAATTACACCGTCTTTGACGAAAAACGCTATTTCACACCGGGAAAGGAACCGCTGGTATTTAACGTCAAGGGAACCCGGTTCGGGATAGCGATCTGTGAGGACATCTGGTTTTCCGAACCCGCAGAACGTACCCGTGAAGCCGGCGCCGATGTTCTTCTGGTCATGAACAGTTCTCCCTATCATATGGGGAAAATGCACCAGCGTCCGGTTATCGTCCGCCAAAACGTCATCCATCACGGAATGTCCGCCATTTATGCCAATCTGGTCGGCGGTCAGGACGAACTGATTTTCGACGGCTGTTCATTTGCGATGAACCGTGCCGGAAAAGTCTGCATCCAGCTGAAACAATGTGAAGAAGACATGGAAATCGTGTCTTTCGAAAACGGCGATCCCGTCAATGGACGCATGGAAGAACATCCTTCCGTCGAACGTGAAGTCTATCGCGCTCTCGTTCTGGGCGTGAGAGACTATGTCAACAAGAACGGTTTTCCCGGAGTCATTATCGGGCTGTCCGGTGGCGTCGATTCAGCGCTCGTTCTGGCTATTGCCGTTGACGCACTCGGCCCTGAAAAAGTCCGTGCCGTCATGATGCCATCTCCCTATACGAGCGATATTTCACGCATCGACGCTGCCGAAATGGCTGCCCGACTCAACGTCAGTTATGACGAAATTCCGATTTCGGACTGTTTTTCCTCGTTTTTGCAGACGCTGGCCCCACAGTTTGCGGGTCTTGCCGAAGACTCGACGGAAGAAAACCTTCAGGCCCGCATACGCGGTACGCTTCTGATGGCCCTGTCCAACAAATTCGGTTCCATCGTGCTAACTACAGGCAACAAGAGTGAAATGGCTGTCGGTTACTGTACCCTTTACGGCGACATGGCCGGTGGTTTTGCCGTCATCAAGGACATATACAAAACGCTCGTTTACCGGCTCTGCCGCTATCGCAACACCCTCTCGGACGTCATTCCGGAACGGATGCTGACCCGTGCACCGACAGCCGAGCTGAAACCCAACCAGTTCGATCAGGATACGTTGCCTCCCTACGAAGTGCTCGACGCAATCGTCAAAATGTTCATGGAAGAAAACAGAAGCGTCAATGAAATCGTCCGCAACGGCTACAGCCACATCGTCGTCGAACGGATCGTACGCCTGATGAGAATCAATGAATACAAACGCCGCCAGGCCCCGATCGGTATCCGTATCACTCCGCGGGGCTTCGGCCGTGACTGGAGATGTCCCATAACCTCGAAATTTCGCGATTGATGACGAATTGTTTTAAAATGAGGCCGGTTTTCCCATCTGGCAAAACATTCCATTTTTCCCGTCACCGGAGTTTGCATGAAAAAAATAACCGCGATTATCAAACCTTTCAAACTGGATGAAGTACGCGAGGCCCTTTCCGACGCCAATATCAACGGTCTGACCGTTACCGAAGTCAAGGGATTCGGCAGACAGAAAGGCCATACCGAACTTTACCGCGGAGCCGAGTACGTGGTCGATTTTCTGCCCAAAGTCAAAATCGAGGTAGTCGTTGACGACAGTATGCTTGAACTGGCGACCGAAGCCATCATGAAATCAGCCCGAACCGGAAAAATCGGTGATGGCAAGATTTTTGTACAGGATATCGAACAGGTCATTCGCATCCGGACAGGCGAAACCGGTATCGATGCGATCTGATCCTATAAAACTGTACATCTGAAAAGGATTGCGAAACCGGATTCATGCATCAGATCAAACAAAAAAGCAGCGGATCAACCGCTGCTTTTTTCAATCCAGCTTTTTCCTGAAAACATATGTATCCAGACATCCGGTATCCCGTGACACATCGTTTTCAAACCGGTCAACCACAGTAAAACCGTTTTTTTCGTAATACGGCACATTGCAGGTTACATCCGCCCAGAGAAAAAGATTCCCGACTCCGTTTTTTCGGCAAATCCGCTCCAGATTATCCAGAAGCATACGCCCCGTTCCACTGACACGGCTCATGAAAAGTCCCATCTGGACATCGTTTTCCCCCATGAACTTTTTGACGGCATCACCGTTTCTGGTGAGATAATTCCTGTATTCCTGTGCAATCTTTTTTTCCTTGTCCGGGAAAAACGACAGTTTGCGGCAAAACCAGCCATCGCAACCGCTTCTGTCTGCCTTCAGCCCGGCCAGAAGAAAGGCATCCAGCCCGTCATCCACGACACTGAATGACAAATGACGGTTGACATCGTAATAGCGCACCAGATATTCATGAATGAAACGATTCAGTTCCGGCCGGGTTCCTTCCAGTTCATATGCCCAGATATCATGGGCCATCTGCCCTGCAGCTTCTATATCGCTTTCCTGAAATGCCCTGATTCCCATAAACCGCCTGCGCAATACGCCTGTCAAACAGATACACCATTCCGATAAAACATGAAAAAACGGTGGAGTGAATGCCGTCCGGCTGAAAAAGTATCCCCGAAAATATCGTGAAAAATACCTGCAACATCACAACCCGGTCTGCGTATCCTTCTGCCGCCAGAAAGAGCGAATTATTTCTTTCCGCTTTCAGCTGCCAGTTTTCTGGCTTCTGCCTGTTGCTGCGGCGTCATGACCGCCAGCATGTTTTTCGCACCGGTCTGGGACATTTTATAACCCTGTCCTCCCGACAGGCTGTACCATTTGTATGCCTGCACCGGATCGGCTCTCATGCCGAGACCCAGTTCATACATCCTGCCCAGCATGTATTGCGCACGGATATGTCCTTTTTCCGCAGCACGTTTCATCCACATACCGCATATCTGGTCATCCTGCTCAATCGTCGTCCCGCTGCAATACATTTCAGCGATTTCCACCATGGAATCCACATTGCCCTTTTCCGCTTCGGCAGTCAGTTTCGCCACTTTTTCCTGGCCGGTTGTACAACCGGCCAGCATACCGAGAGAAATCAGAACCAGACCGGCAGGAATCGTTTTTTTCAAAAAAGACAACATGAAAACCCCTCAACAGAAAAAGACGGTGAAACCGTCCCGAATAGCGACCATACACAAAGTATATCGGGACAAGCCATATTATTCCAGCCGCTACCGCCCTTTCAGAAGCACGACAACAGCACCGGATCCACCATCGGCAGGTTTCGCCTGACAGAACGCGACAACATCCGCCCGCTGGACCAGCCACTTGTGAACGAGCTTCTTCAATACAGGTTCGTTATTGACAGACCCCAGTCCCTTGCCATGAACGATACGGACACACCGTATGCCACGTACAGCCGCCTGACGCAGAAACTCGACAATCATTTCCCGGGCTTCATCCCGGCGCATCCCATGCAGATCAAGCTGATCCTGAATGACCCAGTGCCCCCTGCGCAATTTGCGAACGACATCGGGACCTATTCCGTTTTTTGCGTAACTCAGCGTCTCATCGGTTTCCAACAGGCTCTCGACACTGAATTCATCTGACAGTGAATCAAGCAAAGCCTGCTTTTCATCAGCGATCCGCTGGACAGGAATCGGCTTCGGAGATGAAAAAACCGGTTCAATCCGGTCATGCGTCTCGAGAGGTATCACATCACCGATACTTTTCAGAAACAGCTCCCGATCCGAAATGGCTTGTCGTTCGGCTCTCTTGCGGGCTTCTTCCTGTTTTCTTTTATCCTCGTTGACTTTTTTTACCGCCTTCTTCAACGTGCGGAAATCGGAAATCTTTCTGGACGATGAAGCCATGGTTTTCACTACTCCGGCAGTTCTTCTTCCAGATACCGTTGCACATCCAGTGCCGCCATACATCCCGAACCGGCGCTCGTAATGGCCTGACGGTATATATAATCCTGAACATCTCCCGCAGCGAACACGCCGGCGATACTGGTTGCCGTTGCCATACCGTTCTGCCCCATGCGGGTTTTGATATAGCCATCCACCATATCGAGCTGTCCCTTGAAAATGGAAGTATTCGGTTTGTGCCCAATAGCGATAAATACCCCATGAACGGCGATTTCCCTTGTATTTCCGTCTTTTGTCGACTTGACACGAAGCCCGGTCACTCCGGAATCATCTCCCAGAACCTCGTCGACGACCGAATCGTACAAAATGACGATTCTGCCATCCTGCACCCTTTCCATCAGTCTTTGTACCAGAATCGGTTCAGCCCTGAACGTATCGCGGCGATGAATCAACGTCACTTTTGAGGCGATATTGGAAAGATAAATCGCCTCATCGACTGCCGTATTGCCCCCTCCGACAACCGCGACTTCCTGATTGCGATAAAAGAAACCATCACAGGTCGCACAACCGGATACTCCCTTTCCGATATAAGCCTGTTCGGAAGGCAACCCCAGATACTGGGCCGAAGCGCCTGTCGCAATAATCAGCGCACGACATGTGTATTCTCCCATATCACCGATCAGGCGGATCGGTTTTCCGGTCAATTCAGCCGTATGGATATGATCGAACATGATTTTTGTATCAAAACGCTCGGCATGTTCCAGAAAACGCTGCATCAGATCGGGCCCCGGAATACCGTTTCCGTCACCCGGCCAGTTCTCGACATCTGATGCCGTCATCAGCTGTCCACCCTGCTGCAGCCCTGTAATCAAAAGCGGTTTCAGATTGGCCCGTGCGGTATAGATGGCCGCGGTATAACCGGCAGGGCCGGAACCGAGAATGATAACGTCAGAGTGTATGGAAGAAGCTGTCATAACTGAATCACATAAAGAGGAAATCGGATGGTACCGGAAAAAACCGAATGGAACGAAATGTAATGCAGCCAGATATTTTTCAACTGTTGCACCAAAACTTGTTAAGATTATTTAAGATTATAAACGAAAGCGCCCGGGCAAGAAGCACGCTCTTCATGAACAATATATTTTGCTGCTAAAAATCAGTCCCCTTGTTTCCGGACATTGGGCCTTTTCCCAAAGTCGAATACAATAGCCACGGACAGACTGTCCGGGCATACATGAAGTGAAAGATTCTATCGTTACGGATTCATGAGCAAAAACATTTCGAGCTATGACAGAAAAAAACAGGATTCCCAACCTGTCACACCAAGCCGTTCTTCCCGCCTGATAACGGAAGCATGGTGGTTTGTGCTGATTGCCGTAACCATCTATTTTTTCCTGATTTTCCTGACCTTTAACAAGGCTGATCCCGGCTGGTCGCATGCCAATCAGGTTGCCAGCATTTCCAATCTCGGCGGCAGGATCGGCGCATGGATATCCGATCTTCTTTTTTTCACATTCGGGCTTTCCGCCTGGTGGCTCATTTTGTGGATGGTCCGGGCAATCTGGACAGGTTACCGACGGATTTCACGACTGCTTTTGCTTCAGGAAGAACCTGAACCGTCCTGGCTTAGGGACAAAATCCTCAAAAATGCCGGGTTCATCATTTTGCTTGTTTCCAGTACCGGCGTTGAATACCTACGCATGTACAACACCACAGCCCGGCTGCCCGGTATTCCCGGGGGTGTCATCGGCGAAATTGTCGGCAAGGCCACTCAGCATTATTTCGGGTTTACCTGCGGCACGCTTTTGCTCGTCCTGTTGTGTGCCCTGGGTTTCAGCCTTTTTCTTCAGATGTCCTGGCTTCAGCTTGTCGAACGCATCGGGGCCTTTATCGAAAGCATTTACTTTCTCGGTAAACGGATTTATACCACTCGGGAAGACCGCAAAATCGGACAGGTTGCGACAGTAAAACGGGAAGAAACCGTCAAGGAAGAAAAAGCGAAAGCGACTGAAGCCCCTCCCATGCGCATCGAACCGCAAATCACGGATGTCCCGAAATCGGAACGCGCCGAAAAGGAAAGACAGGTCGTACTTTTCAACGATCTGCATGATTCCGAACTTCCCCCCTTTCCCTGCTGGATGCCGTGGGCGCCCAGCAGGAAACGGTCAGTGTGGAAACACTGGAATTCACCAGCCGTCTGATCGAAAAGAAACTGTCCGATTTCGGTGTCAGCGTCCGGGTTGTGGCCGCCTATCCCGGTCCGGTTGTCACCCGTTATGAAATCGAACCGGCAACCGGTGTCAAGGGCAGCACCATCGTCAATCTGGCCCGTGATCTGGCCCGTTCGCTTTCACTGGTTTCGATCCGGGTTATCGAAACGATTCCCGGCAAAAACTACATGGCGCTTGAACTGCCGAATACCAAACGGCAAATCGTCCGGCTGACCGAAATCTTGAGTTCCAAGGTATACAGCGACGCGACATCGAACCTGACCATTGCGCTGGGCAAGGATATCGCGGGCAATCCCGTCGTCGCCGATCTTGCCAGAATGCCTCATCTGCTG carries:
- the trxB gene encoding thioredoxin-disulfide reductase produces the protein MTASSIHSDVIILGSGPAGYTAAIYTARANLKPLLITGLQQGGQLMTASDVENWPGDGNGIPGPDLMQRFLEHAERFDTKIMFDHIHTAELTGKPIRLIGDMGEYTCRALIIATGASAQYLGLPSEQAYIGKGVSGCATCDGFFYRNQEVAVVGGGNTAVDEAIYLSNIASKVTLIHRRDTFRAEPILVQRLMERVQDGRIVILYDSVVDEVLGDDSGVTGLRVKSTKDGNTREIAVHGVFIAIGHKPNTSIFKGQLDMVDGYIKTRMGQNGMATATSIAGVFAAGDVQDYIYRQAITSAGSGCMAALDVQRYLEEELPE
- a CDS encoding NAD+ synthase is translated as MSPKVAIAQINSTVGDLPGNRERIAQFARQAAARGADIVLTPELSLTGYPPEDLLLQHSFHSATQLELDRLKNELAELDNVHVLVGHHCIRDGLCYNACSVLANGSIVGTYFKQELPNYTVFDEKRYFTPGKEPLVFNVKGTRFGIAICEDIWFSEPAERTREAGADVLLVMNSSPYHMGKMHQRPVIVRQNVIHHGMSAIYANLVGGQDELIFDGCSFAMNRAGKVCIQLKQCEEDMEIVSFENGDPVNGRMEEHPSVEREVYRALVLGVRDYVNKNGFPGVIIGLSGGVDSALVLAIAVDALGPEKVRAVMMPSPYTSDISRIDAAEMAARLNVSYDEIPISDCFSSFLQTLAPQFAGLAEDSTEENLQARIRGTLLMALSNKFGSIVLTTGNKSEMAVGYCTLYGDMAGGFAVIKDIYKTLVYRLCRYRNTLSDVIPERMLTRAPTAELKPNQFDQDTLPPYEVLDAIVKMFMEENRSVNEIVRNGYSHIVVERIVRLMRINEYKRRQAPIGIRITPRGFGRDWRCPITSKFRD
- a CDS encoding tetratricopeptide repeat protein, which codes for MLSFLKKTIPAGLVLISLGMLAGCTTGQEKVAKLTAEAEKGNVDSMVEIAEMYCSGTTIEQDDQICGMWMKRAAEKGHIRAQYMLGRMYELGLGMRADPVQAYKWYSLSGGQGYKMSQTGAKNMLAVMTPQQQAEARKLAAESGKK
- a CDS encoding Smr/MutS family protein codes for the protein MASSSRKISDFRTLKKAVKKVNEDKRKQEEARKRAERQAISDRELFLKSIGDVIPLETHDRIEPVFSSPKPIPVQRIADEKQALLDSLSDEFSVESLLETDETLSYAKNGIGPDVVRKLRRGHWVIQDQLDLHGMRRDEAREMIVEFLRQAAVRGIRCVRIVHGKGLGSVNNEPVLKKLVHKWLVQRADVVAFCQAKPADGGSGAVVVLLKGR
- a CDS encoding P-II family nitrogen regulator; protein product: MKKITAIIKPFKLDEVREALSDANINGLTVTEVKGFGRQKGHTELYRGAEYVVDFLPKVKIEVVVDDSMLELATEAIMKSARTGKIGDGKIFVQDIEQVIRIRTGETGIDAI
- a CDS encoding GNAT family N-acetyltransferase, translating into MGIRAFQESDIEAAGQMAHDIWAYELEGTRPELNRFIHEYLVRYYDVNRHLSFSVVDDGLDAFLLAGLKADRSGCDGWFCRKLSFFPDKEKKIAQEYRNYLTRNGDAVKKFMGENDVQMGLFMSRVSGTGRMLLDNLERICRKNGVGNLFLWADVTCNVPYYEKNGFTVVDRFENDVSRDTGCLDTYVFRKKLD